One part of the Bradyrhizobium sp. CB1650 genome encodes these proteins:
- the accB gene encoding acetyl-CoA carboxylase biotin carboxyl carrier protein, giving the protein MARQPDDKAAAKFSSEDSALVRELALLLDETSLTEIEIERAGFRLRVARNISVAATMPMQVAAAAPAMPVAAAAVAPAASAPDMSKHPGAVSSPMVGTAYWAPEPGAKPFIEVGTKVSIGQTLLIIEAMKTMNQIPSPRAGTVTQILVEDGQPVEYGEPLVIIE; this is encoded by the coding sequence GCCGCAAAGTTTTCCAGCGAGGATTCCGCGCTCGTGCGCGAGCTCGCCTTGCTGCTCGATGAGACCAGCCTCACCGAGATCGAGATCGAGCGCGCGGGCTTCCGCCTGCGCGTCGCCCGCAACATCAGCGTCGCCGCGACCATGCCGATGCAGGTGGCGGCCGCTGCTCCCGCGATGCCTGTTGCTGCCGCGGCCGTCGCACCTGCGGCCAGTGCGCCGGACATGTCGAAACACCCGGGCGCCGTCAGCTCACCGATGGTCGGCACGGCCTATTGGGCGCCGGAGCCGGGCGCCAAGCCCTTCATCGAAGTCGGCACCAAGGTCTCGATCGGCCAGACGCTGTTGATCATCGAAGCGATGAAGACGATGAACCAGATCCCCTCGCCGCGCGCCGGTACCGTGACGCAGATCCTGGTCGAAGACGGCCAGCCGGTCGAGTACGGCGAGCCGCTGGTGATCATTGAATAA